The Notamacropus eugenii isolate mMacEug1 chromosome 4, mMacEug1.pri_v2, whole genome shotgun sequence DNA window ATGGTTCTCTAGTAATCTAGTACTACATCGGATGTACATGTAGTACGATGAGGGGAGGCAGGAGGTCTGGATTTTAGTCACTTTATGACCTTGACCCAAAATCTTCTTTGGCCTCTTAAGTCCCCATCTGTTAAGTTaaaatgggagtggggtgggactTGATGTTCCCTGGCAGTTCAAACTGTTCAGTGTTGTAATGTTCTTTCCAACCTGACCCTTTTTGTATAGAAGCTCCATGTGTGGCAAATGgaggagtgtgtgtatgtgtgtgtgtgagtgtgtgtgtgtgtgtgtgtgtgtgtgtgtagatgtgtgGGGAGGGGAATGAGGGAAGGTCCACGcatgcctgccttctcagtgggtgactcccctccttccccctagtCCCAGGGTGCAGTCACTGCCATCATCACTGTATTCTCAGTCCTGGGTATCCTCCTCCTGGTAGTGCTACTGGTCCTGCTGGGTCGGAAACTTCGTGAGAAACGCCAGACAGAGGGCACCTACCGGCCCAGCAGTGAAGAGCAGGTGGGTGCCCGGGCTCCACCGCCCCCCAACCTGAAGCTTCCCCCTGAGGAGCGGCTCATCTGAGCACTGCATCCCCCCTCTTCCTGCACGTAACCCCATACCCCATTTTTGGTTTTGGACCTGCTTGACATTGGGCACTCAGCCACTTTGAGAATCCCCTTCAGGGAGCATCTGGAGTAACACTGAAGGCCTCAGATGCTAGGGATTGGCAAGGAGTGGGCAGGGGGGTGCTGACTAAGCTGCTGGCCATGGCCACCTTCACTGGACCACCAAACCTGCTGCAGACTTCTGCCTTTGGTCTGTGGACATTGGCCTGGGACTGGAAGCTACTAATGTTTTTCCTGATGCGAACTATGGTGGCCACCTGGCCCTCTCCCCTGATGGCCTGCTCCTGCCTTTCAACCCTGGTCTCCTTGCCTTTCAGTTGTCCCACGCGGCTGAAGCAGCCCCAGGTCCCCAGGACTCGAAGAACAAGGCGTGGGGCTGGGTGTCCTGCTGGGGTTAGGGTGGGTGCAAAAGATTTGGGCCCCCTTCCCCTTTGTGGGGAGGGGCAGAGACTTTGGTGGGCACTGAAAAGAaacacctccccctccccaggtcTTTTGATTAACATTCCACCCGTCCCAGTGGCCACTTAACTCTCTCAGGACTAATCTTCCCCTCTGGGTGAATAATAATAGGTATTTGAATTGAAGAGAAGGTGCTTGGAACAGTCTTCCGCCCCTTCTGGAAAACCTGCCCCACCACTTTGCTTCTCTCCCtggtctcttcttttttcctctccctttccattgCCACTACCTCCAGCTCCCTAGACCTGTCCCTGGGAGGGGCTGcttgatttgtattttttataaagATGGTCATAAGGTCAAACCCTGTATTTGATCAAGTAATGGTAGGGGCTGATGCCCTGGGATAATGGTGGGGGTAGTAATTAAGTTTTTCCGAGTACACACCTTAGCTCACCTGATTGCAAAGGCCTCTTTCTGTTCTAaactctgattcttcttttactaATGAAGGGACAATTCTTAGGATGGTTAGTGACTAGGGTTTAATGCTTTTACATTGATTCCAAATTTAGAGCAAGTCCTATTCCCATGCACCAGATACTCTGGAGGGGTCCCATAGCTAAGTGGAAATAGGAACTGCCATTTCTCTACCACTTTTAAaagtttgcagaatgctttaccTACATGATCTCAATTAAGCCTACCCACAACTCCAAGAAATTGATGCCAAAGGTGTTaccattcatttcacagatgagaagatAGGTTCATATGTTCAGTTGCTGTGGTTGTACACATAGTTTAGCTATTGGTCATcatagtcaggatttgaaccaatgtcttcctgattcccagtctagCTACACCAACCCATTCAGTTTGAAGTAGGGCTCAGATCCCTTCTCTGTTACTACCTGTGAGAAAGTGGGTTTTGGTTTCCTCAGATCTAAAAGACTAGCTTATCTACCAGGtggggtgccatagtgcacaaagCGCTGGCCTGACGTCagaatgactcatcttcctgagttcaaatgtgacatcagacactagctgtgtgaccctggacaagtcatttaaccctttttgcctcagtttcctcgtctgtaaaatgagctggaaaaggaaatggcaaacacctatctttgccaagaaaaccccaaatgggatcggaaagagttggacacaatggaACTTCTGCTAGCTACAAATCCTTTGTTTCTAGGTGACAAATCTAGACTAACAGACTCCTCTTTCAGTGATTCTAGCATGTCCCTCCTCTGGGGAGCAGCTTACTCAGGCCGACTGGGAAAGTCTGAGAAGTGCCAACTGGTAGACCCTGCTGTGTGTATAGAACAATCCTGCCTCCCCAAGGAGTGAGGATGGAGGTCACTGGCACTGGACAAACAACTttattggggtgggggggcacATCAAGGCATGGGGTTAGGGTTGGTACTACTACTGAAAGTGGTATTGTATGCGAGTGCTAGAAAACCCAAATTAGTCactggattttttccccttagctTGACCTGGCCAGAGGACTTGCCCCTAACCCTCAAACTGCTTTTTGAGCTGAGCCACCCTGGGCTGAATAGAGACCCTCTCTCTGAGACCTGGGGGCACCCCTCTATCAGTGTTCTGGGGACTACAAACAGGACTGGGGGACCTACATTCTGCACAGATAGGGGAGGTCTCAGGCTCTACAGAGACTTGGGAGGAGTGAGGTACATCAAGGGGCTCAGAGGGCTGTAACTTCGACTCTAGAATTTCTTCCTCAGCCAGGAAGGGTCGATGACTTGGGGAAGGGACTTGGGAGACCCCAGTCTCCCCAGAGATTTGGGAAGCCCTGGCTTCTTCTGAGTCCTGACTGGAAAGAGCTTTAGCAGGGGCTATGGGGTATATCAATTGTTCCTTTGAAAGTTCCTCTTCTTCTAGGTGTATCTGGTGGGGAGAGGGTAGAGAAAAATTGGCTGAATTAATGTATTGGGCAGATGTGATGGAGCACTTGAGATACAAGCAAAGTTCTTAACTCTCAGCATTTCTATACCgtggaatgggctgcctggaGGGTAGTAAGATGCCCTCCACTAAAGGTCTTTAAGCTAAAAACTGGAGAACCACTAGTTGGGGATCAGAGACTTGGAAATAAAAGACACtctagatgtcatctagtccagtctcattttatagatgagtcagGTGTAGAGAGGTTGAAACTTGCCCGAAGTCATATTTACGAAGTGGTAGAAATCTGAAGATTCTTGTTAAGCTAGATGTCCAGTCAAATCCCTGATAGCTATGATGTGTATTATTGTTTGGAGGGCAGAAAAATATCCAGATATTTTGGGAGGAAGGTGCCCTAGAGGCCTGATGGAGTCAatgccacccctcccccatcttaAGGATACCCCACTAGTTGAGGTGAACAGTGAAGTGGCTTGGGGAGAGGGCTAAAAGGGGGCTCACCAAGTTGAAACAGCTGCCCTGGCCCAAGTGGCAGCTGTCCAAGCTGTGGCTGGGGTGCAGACTAGGGGATTCTTCAGACCCAGACATCCCAATGCTGAGATTGTCAAGAATCTCCCCAAGCAGATCCAGTTCTCCTGAGCCCAGGAAGTTGCTGTCCAAGTCTTCTAGGCCCCAGGGTTCCTTGGGCCCAGAGAGAGGTTCtctaagggaggagagaggactcagctTCTAGTCCCAAATCCAGAGTCCCAGCCCCAGAGGAATTCAACCTACCTCTGTTCCTCTGCTCCTGGGGGTGCTTCTTCCTCATGTCGTAATTGGGACCTCCGTGGACGCAGGGGCCTGGACTAGAAGCGACAGGGAAGTTAGCAATTTCCAGACTTTTCCCTTCAGGATGCAAAGTGGTCTTGTATCCTGATATGGAGGGGAAATTTGGTGCTCCTTACCTGCCCAAAGTGATGGGTGATGGGCAGACGGTGTTGAAGACGTTCTGAACGGTTGTCAGGGGCTGGAACCCGAAGAGAACCTCCCCTCTGCAGCAAGGAGTCACtatcctgggggtgggggggttgaaGGAGGTTCATAAGCCAAAACTCCCTCCTCTAACTCCACTTCCAGGACCTCCATTCAGGCCCTCTCTGTCTTACCTTGTGCCTTAGCCGATTTTGCACTTCCTTGAGTCCAATCTTGGCCTGGGGATGGGAAAAAGAGCAAACTGAGATGTGGTTGGAGGGGATCTTGGCTAATGATGACTGCCATTTATGAAGCCctttttaaagtctgcaaagtgaATTACAttccttcatttgatcctcatggctGGGGGAAGTAAGAGTTTACTggtatcatcaccattttacagatgaggaaagaagtggtaaagtcacttgcccagcCAGATCTACCTGGTTCCCAACCCAATTTTGTTCCTTGAGCCACAGTGCCGAGGGCTGGGTCAGGAAGCCCCCAAGCACCAAAATTTAGAGGGTGCAAGAATGTAACACAATGGATTGtataatgttaaaatttgttaaCATTTCCTTTGTGGAAACATTTCACTGCTTGAACCAACTTTGAAACAAGTTAGCAGGAACACTAGCAGATCGCCCCAGGTCCAGGCCTATCAGGTGAGCTCCTCCCTAGCCTGGCCTCCCAGGGTCCCTCCCTGCCCCTGAGCCCTAGCTGCAAGCTCTACTCCTTCCCAACATTCCCTgtccccacctcccacccactTTGGCATACAGCTCGGGTCTCTGTTGCCCCACCCCCCATCCTCTGCCTGGCTAGTCCTTACAGAGCGGTACATGTTCCTCACGGCTGGCTGGGTTTTGGCTTTCACAGAATGCAAGAGGGCTCCTCCACCTTTCTGGGGATGGATACAGGAGAGATTCATTGCTGAGAGTGGTGGGGGAAGAGGTCAGGGAGGAAAGGAATGACTTGGTTTTAGAGGAATTGATGGGAGGATAGATAGCTGAGgcttggggggggtgggggagagactgCTCTTACTTTCAGATTGTCTGCCCAGAGCTGATAGGATCGATGGCTTCCTGGTTTGGGGGAGAAAGAGGCTTTAGCTATGGGTCTCCAGACTGATCTGGTCTTccctattcctttctcccctaccccctGTCTGAGGCCTGGGATAACCCCCTGGGGCTGGGAGCCTAATGTCTCACCTGAGGCCAGCCCATTGCTAGTGATCTCCTGCTCAAACAGGTCCGAGAAGCCTTCACCAGAATTCAGCTTCTCTAGGCGCTCATCAATGAACTGGGGAGGGAGTGTTAGGCAGGTTTATGACCTGCCTAGCACCTAGCCACCAGCCCCCCAATGCCTACAGCTTTGACTTGGATATACCTGTTTGAAGagttggaggtggatagcactttGTCTGAAGACCTGTAAAGGTCCTGGCTTCTGAGCCAGGAAAGCCTCCTCACTGAACTTCATGGGCTGTCCCTGGAGGGCCATTGCATCCTAAGATGTCTGTCTCTCCCATCTTCTTACTTTCACCATCTTGACCACCACCCCCGCCATGGAGAAGTAACCCTTGATTCcaccccatcaccaccacctaGTTGAGCTGATGAAAAGCAAATTAAGCAATAGAACCCAAGAATTCTTTTCTGTTTGCACCCAGTGGCTTCAGTGACTCCTGAGTTCTGTCCCTTCCCCAGTAGTCTAATCCCCTCCCCCAGGCCTGGGCATCTGGATGTCTGCTCACGTGAGTATAGATCAGCGCATCTCTGTAGCCACCAAAGAGCACAGCTTGGGCCCTCAGGAAGAGTCGAGATACACCATCACCAGCAGCCAAAGCTTCCTTTCTTAGTCTTAGTCTTAGGAGAGACACCTGGACCACGGAGAGGTAAAACAAGGGGACCTGAGAGGGagtctcttctctttcatctccctgGCAGGTACATGATGGGTTCAACTGCCAGAACATGAATATCATCACAATGCTGGAGATTAAGAGTGAAGAGTCTttgggtggggtggtggtggtttaTACAGAACATGGAATGAtagagctgggaaaggcttcaGAACATTGAGCCTAGAATGTCAAACTGAAAGGCATCTTCATAGACCTGGAGTTGTAAAGGGCGATAGAGATCATCCAATACAACACTCTCATTTTGCGTATGAGGAAACAGGCCCCAAGAAGTTATGAGAGGTGCCCCAGGTCATCCAGGGTAGCAAAAtcaagatttgaagtcagattccCCTACTAGTGTTCTATGCACCACACCGTATTCCCtcatcaaatccagcctccatattttacagaaggggaagcTGAGGCCTAGGGTGTGAACGAacagtgatttactcaaggtcatgcAGAGTTCAGAACAAAGAAGGGCAAGAATTCAGGTCTCTAGATTCCTGGTCTATTATTTCAACAACTCTTAGATATGCCTCATTTTCTAGGAACACAAGGGGAGACCAAGAAGATGGGGTCCCTGGGAGTGTTTTCCATcatgctcatctgtaaaaggagagtgATCTATGTATGCCCTATCTATTATGCAGAAAGGTTTGGAGTAGGATAAGAGACAATGAGAAATGGTTATCAAATAGAGACATAGGGAGCCTTGACGGAGTTTATAGGACAGGTAAGAACTGACCACATCTGGGGGCAGTGTTTCCACGTCCTGGAATGGTGACTCCAAAGTGTTTGTGTCCACATTCAGGATGACCACATCCTCCAGGGCCTTGTCCCGAACCCTCTGAGGGGAGAGAGTCAGGTTACCCTCTGATTTCTGGGGCTGAGGGAGTCaactgtcatttttgttttcccaACCTCACTCACCTCAATGAGACTGGTGTGGACACCGATGAGGTAAGGCATAGGGGCACTGCAGGCAGAAGGAGAATAactcagggaagggaagggagagaggtcaCCTCCTACTCAGGGTCTGCCTGCCTCCACTTCCCATTTGACTCCTCACCAGCAGTAGTCCAACAAGTGAGGGGGCAGTGTGGGGATGAGTATGTGTTCCCAATGCATAGGATACAGCAAGCCACAGGATGCATGGACGCAGGCAGTCAGCTGGGAATGATGGATATCCAAAGAGAGGAAGTAGTTAAGGGCCCACTGCCCAACCATACAGGCTCCCACAGACTCCTAGGTCCTCCGACACCTGACCCTCCTATACTCCAGTCCCTTTCCCCAGTGTTTCTGGACCCAAGTTCCTTCCACTCCACAGCCACTCCCTATCACTTCAGCTCCATAGTTAATTTCCCATCCATAGATACTCCTTCCTCTCATACCTGTCCTTCCTCCTGGACCCATGGTACAAGCACCCTTGTTCATATTCCTGCTTAGATTCTCCTATCCTCAGAAATCCTCTTATCCCTCCACCCTTAACTCCTGGGCCTCTGAGCCCTCTAGTCCAGAAGTTCCTACTGGTCTCCAGTAACCTGTCCTTTTGTGTTCTCTTTCCCACCAAAAGGAACCTTGAATCCTCATCCTTACTTTTCTTACCCTAGAGACTCAGGGCCCTTGGAGTCACTGCCACCATTCCTGAATAATCCTAGCCCCTGACTTCTCATCCCTATTCCTCTGGCCCTTAAGATCCTATTGCCCTAGTCTTTGTTCCTCCCTCTTCAAGCCTGGTTGGG harbors:
- the CRB3 gene encoding protein crumbs homolog 3 isoform X2, producing the protein MASSPGLGLCLALSLQVLKPQPALAQSTGYTGYENTTTPSTAPPASGALSQGAVTAIITVFSVLGILLLVVLLVLLGRKLREKRQTEGTYRPSSEEQLSHAAEAAPGPQDSKNKAWGWVSCWG
- the CRB3 gene encoding protein crumbs homolog 3 isoform X1, which codes for MASSPGLGLCLALSLQVLKPQPALAQSTGYTGYENTTTPSTAPPASGALCYWSCWVGNFVRNARQRAPTGPAVKSSCPTRLKQPQVPRTRRTRRGAGCPAGVRVGAKDLGPLPLCGEGQRLWWALKRNTSPSPGLLINIPPVPVAT
- the DENND1C gene encoding DENN domain-containing protein 1C, with protein sequence MEACPGHTVLHPFSRGTMGSSIKEDPKSTFAWFFEASYPTSLQEAPPILRQFPKDFCDQELMQTVPKFCFPFDLERAGHGLAAQHFTFVLTDLAGSRRFGFCRLGTSARSCLCILSDLPWFEVFYKLLNSVGDLLAQDQVSEAEELLSTLYLHPVPRSEAPLGLSLDPQEGKLRIASQPSSLPPAPGTNQLLSCFIAPDSGRLPSIPENRNLTELVVAVAAENIVGLYSSLLSERRVLLTASKLSTLTACVHASCGLLYPMHWEHILIPTLPPHLLDYCCAPMPYLIGVHTSLIERVRDKALEDVVILNVDTNTLESPFQDVETLPPDVVSLLRLRLRKEALAAGDGVSRLFLRAQAVLFGGYRDALIYTHGQPMKFSEEAFLAQKPGPLQVFRQSAIHLQLFKQFIDERLEKLNSGEGFSDLFEQEITSNGLASGSHRSYQLWADNLKKGGGALLHSVKAKTQPAVRNMYRSAKIGLKEVQNRLRHKDSDSLLQRGGSLRVPAPDNRSERLQHRLPITHHFGQSRPLRPRRSQLRHEEEAPPGAEEQREPLSGPKEPWGLEDLDSNFLGSGELDLLGEILDNLSIGMSGSEESPSLHPSHSLDSCHLGQGSCFNLIHLEEEELSKEQLIYPIAPAKALSSQDSEEARASQISGETGVSQVPSPSHRPFLAEEEILESKLQPSEPLDVPHSSQVSVEPETSPICAECRSPSPVCSPQNTDRGVPPGLRERVSIQPRVAQLKKQFEG